One genomic segment of Mesoterricola silvestris includes these proteins:
- the der gene encoding ribosome biogenesis GTPase Der → MKLPIVALCGRPNVGKSTLFNRLTRSRAALVHDLPGMTRDRSYGRVTCLDEAGDPTEVFELVDTGGLDFDGADVITMGITRIAEAAMQEAHVLVLMVDAHDGWNPDDAEIAGRIRVQGKPSILVINKIDGVRGGSPDSAFYELGFDEVHILSSAHGDGVPELLASIQAHLPFHRSPEEAEIHDPGDELRFAVIGRPNVGKSSLVNKFLGYERSLVSDVAGTTRDTVDTVFQVEERIYRLIDTAGIRRKGKTNEGAEKLSILKAKQAMARADVSLLLVDAVEGVTHQDAVIAGYAQDAGAAVIILVNKWDLVEKDTFTSLAMEDRIRQDLGFLQHSPMMFVSALTGQRVSKVFTLIHEVADAHARRIPTGKLNTFLREAVSNFPPAAVEGLKPKLYFMTQVGVRPPSFVIKTNTDREMHFSYQRYLENRLREQFGFVGTPIRLAFRKRGVGEGQDEGTAKVRKILDPGEGLKPSRSAEAKAHASQGPTARTFRRPEGEAAQARPPRPARAKAAKPATARPTRTPKAAPAKGRASRGVKGLSATRPGQSAKRQVSKKK, encoded by the coding sequence ATGAAACTCCCCATCGTCGCCCTGTGTGGTCGTCCCAACGTGGGCAAGTCTACCCTTTTCAATCGCCTGACCCGGAGCCGGGCGGCCCTGGTGCACGATCTGCCGGGCATGACCCGGGACCGGAGCTACGGGCGGGTCACCTGCCTGGATGAGGCCGGGGACCCCACGGAGGTCTTCGAACTGGTGGACACCGGCGGCCTGGACTTCGACGGGGCCGACGTCATCACCATGGGCATCACCCGCATCGCCGAGGCCGCCATGCAGGAGGCCCACGTGCTGGTCCTCATGGTGGACGCCCACGACGGCTGGAACCCCGACGACGCCGAGATCGCCGGCCGCATCCGGGTCCAGGGCAAGCCCTCCATCCTGGTCATCAACAAGATCGACGGCGTGCGGGGCGGGTCCCCGGACAGCGCCTTCTACGAACTGGGTTTCGATGAAGTGCACATCCTTTCCTCCGCCCACGGGGACGGGGTGCCGGAACTGCTGGCCAGCATCCAGGCCCATCTGCCCTTCCACCGCTCCCCCGAGGAGGCGGAGATCCACGATCCCGGCGACGAGCTGCGCTTCGCGGTGATCGGCCGTCCCAACGTGGGCAAGTCCTCCCTGGTCAACAAGTTCCTGGGCTACGAACGGAGCCTGGTGAGCGACGTGGCCGGCACCACCCGGGATACGGTGGATACGGTGTTCCAGGTGGAGGAGCGCATCTACCGCCTCATCGACACCGCCGGCATCCGCCGCAAGGGCAAGACCAACGAAGGCGCCGAGAAGCTCTCCATCCTCAAGGCCAAGCAGGCCATGGCCCGGGCCGACGTCTCCCTCCTCCTGGTGGACGCGGTGGAGGGGGTGACCCACCAGGACGCGGTCATCGCCGGCTACGCCCAGGACGCCGGCGCCGCGGTGATCATCCTCGTGAACAAGTGGGACCTGGTGGAGAAGGACACCTTCACCTCCCTGGCCATGGAGGACCGGATCCGCCAGGATCTGGGCTTCCTGCAGCACTCGCCCATGATGTTCGTGTCGGCCCTCACGGGGCAGCGGGTCTCCAAGGTCTTCACCCTCATCCACGAGGTGGCCGACGCCCATGCCCGCCGCATCCCCACCGGCAAGCTGAACACCTTCCTCCGGGAGGCCGTGTCGAACTTCCCCCCGGCCGCCGTGGAGGGCCTGAAGCCCAAGCTCTACTTCATGACCCAGGTGGGCGTCCGTCCCCCCAGTTTCGTCATCAAGACCAACACCGACCGGGAAATGCATTTCAGCTACCAGCGGTACCTGGAGAACCGCCTGCGGGAGCAGTTCGGTTTCGTGGGGACCCCCATCCGCCTGGCCTTCCGCAAGCGCGGGGTGGGCGAAGGCCAGGACGAGGGCACCGCCAAGGTCCGGAAGATCCTGGACCCCGGCGAGGGCCTGAAGCCCAGCCGGAGCGCCGAAGCCAAGGCCCACGCCTCCCAGGGCCCCACCGCCCGGACCTTCCGCCGCCCCGAGGGGGAGGCCGCCCAGGCGAGGCCCCCCCGTCCCGCCCGGGCCAAGGCTGCCAAGCCGGCTACCGCACGTCCGACCCGGACCCCCAAGGCCGCCCCCGCCAAGGGCCGCGCCTCCCGGGGCGTGAAGGGCCTTTCGGCCACCCGGCCGGGCCAATCAGCCAAGCGGCAGGTCAGCAAGAAGAAGTAG
- a CDS encoding SDR family oxidoreductase, whose translation MDLGIKGRVAMVAAASKGLGKAAAAALVKEGCRVSICGRDRAALEAAKADLGGSVLAVPCDVTNPADLEDWFKATLAAFGQVDILVTNTGGPPAATFLELTEAQWESGVQSTLLNTVRMSRLVLPGMRERRWGRIVHITSLVAKLPAPLLTISSTLRAGLSALTKTMATEFGPDNVLVNALLPGHVLTDRQLHLAEVRSRKDGTTVEEYFEKSNAAIPLRRLGRPEEIGEVIAFLCSERASYLTGSSIQVDGGIIPATF comes from the coding sequence ATGGACCTGGGGATCAAGGGCCGCGTGGCCATGGTGGCGGCCGCCAGCAAGGGCCTGGGGAAGGCCGCCGCGGCGGCCCTGGTGAAGGAGGGCTGCCGGGTCTCCATCTGCGGCCGGGACCGGGCCGCGCTGGAGGCCGCCAAGGCCGACCTGGGCGGGTCCGTGCTCGCCGTCCCCTGCGACGTGACGAACCCGGCGGACCTGGAGGACTGGTTCAAGGCCACCCTCGCCGCCTTCGGCCAGGTGGACATCCTGGTCACCAACACCGGGGGCCCCCCCGCCGCCACCTTCCTGGAGCTCACCGAGGCCCAGTGGGAGAGCGGCGTGCAGAGCACCCTCCTGAACACCGTGCGCATGAGCCGGCTCGTCCTGCCCGGCATGCGGGAGCGCCGGTGGGGCCGCATCGTCCACATCACGTCCCTGGTGGCCAAGCTGCCCGCGCCCCTCCTCACCATCAGCAGCACCCTGCGGGCGGGCCTGTCGGCCCTCACCAAGACCATGGCCACGGAATTCGGCCCCGACAATGTCCTGGTCAACGCCCTGCTTCCCGGCCACGTCCTCACGGACCGCCAGCTCCACCTGGCCGAGGTGCGCTCCCGGAAGGACGGCACCACCGTGGAGGAGTACTTCGAGAAATCCAACGCCGCCATACCCCTACGCCGCCTCGGCCGCCCCGAGGAGATCGGGGAGGTCATCGCCTTCCTGTGCAGTGAACGTGCCAGCTACCTCACGGGAAGTTCCATCCAGGTGGACGGGGGGATCATCCCGGCCACCTTCTGA
- a CDS encoding KdsC family phosphatase — protein MTSIEERARAIRLVCTDVDGVLTTGALVYGTDPRHTKVFHVRDGAGIKWLQRFRIPVAFISGLDSPATVHRAWDLKVEDCFVGHLAKKPVLDQLCAKYGLAPEEVAHVGDDLADLPLLNRVGLACCPRDAVAEVRAACHFVVPVDGGAGVFRAVAEAILRAQGHWDEVVASY, from the coding sequence ATGACATCCATCGAAGAAAGGGCCCGGGCCATCCGCCTCGTGTGCACGGACGTGGACGGGGTGCTCACCACGGGGGCCCTGGTGTACGGCACGGACCCGCGCCACACCAAGGTCTTCCACGTGCGGGACGGGGCGGGCATCAAGTGGCTCCAGCGCTTCCGCATCCCCGTGGCCTTCATCTCGGGGCTGGATTCGCCGGCCACGGTGCACCGGGCCTGGGACCTGAAGGTGGAGGACTGCTTCGTGGGGCACCTGGCCAAGAAGCCGGTGCTGGACCAGCTGTGCGCCAAGTACGGCCTGGCCCCGGAGGAGGTGGCCCACGTGGGGGACGACCTGGCCGACCTGCCCCTGCTCAACCGGGTGGGTCTGGCCTGCTGCCCCCGGGACGCGGTGGCCGAGGTGCGCGCGGCCTGCCACTTCGTGGTGCCCGTGGACGGCGGCGCCGGCGTTTTCCGCGCGGTGGCCGAGGCCATCCTGCGGGCCCAGGGGCACTGGGACGAGGTGGTGGCCTCGTACTGA
- the lpxB gene encoding lipid-A-disaccharide synthase: MKPLLVIAGEASGDLHGAEILKELRARRPALRIIGVGGGLMTPLLDRKLADVKDLGVVGFVEVLRHLPQLRRLFKLILDVAREEGVGTVLFIDYPGLNLRLAKAFRKAMPELRLHWYVCPQVWAWKAGRIPELGRTLDALYCLFDFEPALFQGLKVEALWVGNPLVEAVTPEVDRETFFRRAGLDPTRRLVALLPGSRRSELDRLLPPLVATVAGWDGPEVQWVLPVAPTLDPASLHLEGTPIRLVEDLGYAARAYADAALVCSGTATLETALLGTPFAIIYKLSPLTYLAARYFVRIPHFGLANVVAGTEVAPELLQGEVNPARLGRTLKDLLDPERAAAMRKDLAGIRARLGQPGAAGRVADHLAAYL; encoded by the coding sequence GTGAAGCCCCTCCTGGTCATCGCCGGCGAAGCCTCGGGGGACCTCCACGGCGCCGAGATCCTGAAGGAGCTCCGCGCCCGGCGCCCCGCCCTGCGCATCATCGGCGTGGGCGGCGGCCTCATGACCCCCCTCCTGGACCGCAAGCTGGCCGACGTGAAGGACCTGGGCGTGGTGGGCTTCGTGGAGGTGCTCCGGCACCTCCCCCAGCTGCGGCGCCTCTTCAAGCTCATCCTGGACGTGGCCCGGGAGGAGGGGGTGGGCACGGTGCTCTTCATCGACTACCCCGGCCTCAACCTGCGCCTGGCCAAGGCCTTCCGCAAGGCCATGCCGGAACTGCGCCTGCACTGGTACGTGTGCCCCCAGGTGTGGGCCTGGAAGGCGGGCCGCATCCCCGAGCTGGGCCGGACCCTGGATGCGCTGTACTGCCTTTTCGACTTCGAGCCCGCCCTCTTCCAGGGCCTCAAGGTGGAGGCCCTGTGGGTGGGCAACCCCCTGGTGGAGGCCGTGACGCCCGAAGTGGACCGGGAGACCTTCTTCCGCCGCGCCGGCCTGGATCCGACCCGGCGCCTGGTGGCCCTGCTTCCGGGCAGCCGCCGCAGCGAGCTGGACCGCCTCCTGCCCCCCCTGGTGGCCACCGTGGCCGGCTGGGACGGCCCCGAGGTCCAGTGGGTGCTCCCGGTTGCCCCCACCCTGGACCCCGCCTCCCTCCACCTGGAAGGCACCCCCATCCGCCTGGTGGAGGACCTGGGGTACGCCGCCCGGGCCTACGCCGACGCCGCCCTGGTGTGCTCGGGCACCGCCACCCTGGAGACCGCCCTCCTGGGCACGCCCTTCGCCATCATCTACAAACTGAGCCCCCTCACCTACCTGGCCGCCCGGTACTTCGTTCGGATCCCCCACTTCGGCCTGGCCAACGTCGTGGCCGGAACCGAGGTGGCGCCCGAGCTCCTCCAGGGCGAGGTGAACCCCGCGCGCCTGGGCCGGACCCTCAAGGACCTCCTGGATCCCGAAAGGGCCGCCGCCATGCGCAAGGACCTCGCCGGCATCCGGGCCCGCCTGGGCCAGCCGGGCGCCGCGGGCCGGGTGGCAGACCACCTCGCCGCGTACCTGTAG
- a CDS encoding GGDEF domain-containing protein, which translates to MSKPGNEPDKDWTEEVDAPDPTVPISGWPDFETALRKRFPGETGQVPCEYVVVVYAGAHLGRVFPLAPGANVIGRSPSVDIALLDEEVSRTHATITLWQGPAGDRVQLEDNASTNGTFLNGRAVTRTMDLVPGDRVAMGSHVLKLVAMDAMERAFHAVLLDQSTKDPLTGLGNRRTTLEELQRRFDLSKRHHRPLSIIMCDLDFFKRINDTLGHLAGDQVLRDFGGRVVSGLRTTDVAGRIGGEEFLLVLPETDREGALLLANRLLEATGQVPFELPSGPLHVTCSLGVAERREEDRDGGVLMGRADGALYLAKRGGRNKVICDEPAR; encoded by the coding sequence ATGTCCAAGCCCGGGAACGAACCTGACAAGGACTGGACGGAGGAGGTGGACGCGCCGGACCCCACGGTGCCCATCTCGGGCTGGCCGGATTTCGAGACGGCCCTGCGCAAGCGCTTCCCCGGGGAGACGGGGCAGGTGCCCTGCGAGTACGTGGTGGTGGTCTACGCCGGCGCCCACCTGGGCCGGGTCTTCCCCCTGGCGCCCGGGGCGAACGTCATCGGCCGCAGCCCCAGCGTGGACATCGCCCTCCTGGACGAGGAGGTGAGCCGCACCCACGCCACCATCACCCTGTGGCAGGGCCCCGCCGGGGACCGGGTGCAGCTGGAGGACAACGCCAGCACCAACGGGACCTTCCTCAACGGCCGCGCCGTGACCCGGACCATGGACCTGGTCCCCGGGGACCGCGTCGCCATGGGCAGCCACGTGCTCAAGCTCGTGGCCATGGACGCCATGGAGCGGGCCTTCCACGCCGTGCTCCTGGACCAGAGCACCAAGGACCCCCTCACGGGCCTGGGCAACCGGCGCACCACCCTGGAGGAGCTGCAGCGGCGCTTCGATCTCTCCAAGCGCCACCACCGGCCCCTTTCGATCATCATGTGCGATCTTGATTTCTTCAAGCGGATCAACGACACCCTGGGCCACCTGGCCGGGGACCAGGTGCTGCGGGATTTCGGGGGGCGGGTGGTGAGCGGCCTGCGCACCACCGACGTGGCCGGGCGCATCGGCGGGGAGGAATTCCTGCTGGTGCTGCCGGAGACCGACAGGGAGGGCGCGCTGCTGCTGGCGAACCGCCTCCTGGAGGCCACGGGCCAGGTGCCCTTCGAACTCCCCTCGGGGCCCCTCCACGTGACCTGCAGCCTGGGGGTGGCGGAGCGCCGCGAGGAGGACCGGGACGGCGGCGTGCTCATGGGAAGGGCCGACGGCGCCCTCTACCTCGCCAAGCGGGGTGGGCGGAACAAAGTGATCTGCGACGAACCTGCTCGTTGA
- a CDS encoding rhodanese-like domain-containing protein, which translates to MGDFDQLKAAGAQLVDVRTPAEFGQGSVPGSVNIPLDQLQLRVAEIDPRIPVIVFCASGGRSAMAKQFLEREGCSEVHNAGPWTNLL; encoded by the coding sequence GTGGGTGATTTCGACCAGCTCAAAGCCGCAGGCGCCCAGCTCGTGGACGTGAGGACCCCGGCCGAGTTCGGCCAGGGCAGCGTCCCCGGCAGCGTCAACATCCCCCTGGACCAGCTCCAGCTCCGGGTGGCCGAGATCGACCCCCGGATCCCGGTGATCGTCTTCTGCGCCAGCGGAGGCCGCTCAGCCATGGCCAAGCAGTTCCTCGAACGCGAAGGCTGCAGCGAAGTCCACAACGCCGGCCCCTGGACAAACCTGCTGTAG
- a CDS encoding DUF2203 family protein, with amino-acid sequence MARVFTLEEARAALPHVQTITRPVFELASSLAEELQAAEDRQDDSRVESLQTRLEALMESWAEAVRDLGPDVKGPWLVDFDSGDGYWCWAFPEEDLDHWHSYEGGFSSRVPVALKPEARRG; translated from the coding sequence ATGGCCCGAGTTTTCACTCTCGAGGAAGCCCGTGCGGCGCTGCCCCACGTGCAGACCATCACGCGCCCGGTGTTCGAGCTGGCCTCCAGCCTCGCCGAGGAGCTGCAGGCGGCGGAGGACCGTCAGGACGACAGCCGGGTTGAATCCCTGCAGACCCGCCTGGAGGCCCTCATGGAGAGCTGGGCCGAGGCCGTGCGAGACCTGGGCCCGGATGTGAAGGGCCCCTGGCTGGTGGATTTCGATTCCGGGGACGGGTACTGGTGCTGGGCCTTCCCCGAGGAGGACCTGGACCACTGGCACAGCTACGAAGGGGGCTTCTCCTCCCGGGTGCCCGTGGCCCTCAAGCCGGAGGCCCGGCGCGGGTGA
- a CDS encoding MFS transporter produces the protein MTEAIKRSLRHSVAARWTSLLIVSFTMLCGYYVADVMSPLKPLIEQQLKWTSAEYGFFTGAYAWFNVFLGMLIFGGIILDKMGARFTGILSSALMVAGCAVKWWAVSTHSLDHAVVPLLNVKAQVMVASLGFAAFGVGIEIIGVTATKVIARWFRGYEIALAMGLQVGTARIGTALALELGAPIGAYFKAVGAPVLLGVILLTIGLVAYVFYCAMDRKLDKTEEESGQSSEDEEAFRISDIREILSIKGFWYITILCALFYSAVFPFLKYAPDLMVQKFHVKDSWAGAIPGILPFATIPLTVVFGNYYDRKGKGASLMIIGSLLLVVVHFIFTVPFLSHWTVALAATIVLGFGFSLVPSAMWPSVPKFIPHRQLGTAYGLIFWTQNLVALWGIPYLIGYVLDRFCITGTRVVDGVSSPAYNYTLPMVIFTCLGLLAVVFGLLLKREDRIKGFGLELPCREQ, from the coding sequence ATGACGGAAGCCATCAAACGATCCCTTCGCCACTCCGTGGCGGCCCGCTGGACATCGCTGCTCATCGTGAGCTTCACGATGCTCTGCGGCTACTACGTGGCCGACGTCATGTCGCCCCTGAAGCCGCTCATCGAGCAGCAGCTGAAATGGACCAGCGCGGAGTACGGCTTCTTCACCGGGGCCTACGCCTGGTTCAACGTGTTCCTGGGCATGCTCATCTTCGGCGGGATCATCCTGGACAAGATGGGGGCGCGGTTCACGGGCATCCTCTCCAGCGCCCTGATGGTGGCGGGCTGCGCGGTGAAGTGGTGGGCCGTGAGCACCCATTCCCTGGACCACGCGGTGGTCCCCCTCCTCAACGTCAAGGCCCAGGTCATGGTGGCCTCCCTGGGCTTCGCGGCCTTCGGGGTGGGCATCGAGATCATCGGCGTCACCGCCACCAAGGTCATCGCGCGCTGGTTCAGGGGCTACGAGATCGCCCTGGCCATGGGCCTCCAGGTGGGCACGGCCCGCATCGGCACCGCGCTGGCCCTGGAGCTCGGCGCACCCATCGGCGCCTACTTCAAGGCCGTGGGAGCTCCCGTCCTGCTGGGCGTGATCCTTTTGACCATCGGGCTGGTGGCCTACGTCTTCTACTGCGCCATGGACCGCAAGCTGGACAAGACGGAGGAGGAGAGCGGCCAGAGCAGTGAGGACGAGGAGGCCTTCCGCATCTCGGATATCCGGGAAATCCTGAGCATCAAGGGGTTCTGGTACATCACGATCCTGTGCGCGCTGTTCTACTCGGCCGTGTTCCCCTTCCTCAAGTACGCGCCGGATCTCATGGTTCAGAAATTCCATGTCAAGGACAGCTGGGCCGGCGCCATTCCGGGGATCCTGCCCTTCGCCACCATCCCCCTCACGGTGGTCTTCGGCAACTACTACGACCGCAAAGGCAAGGGCGCATCCCTGATGATCATCGGCTCCCTCCTCCTGGTGGTGGTCCATTTCATCTTCACCGTGCCCTTCCTGAGCCACTGGACCGTGGCCCTGGCCGCCACCATCGTCCTGGGCTTCGGCTTCTCCCTGGTGCCTTCCGCCATGTGGCCCTCCGTGCCCAAGTTCATCCCCCACCGCCAGCTGGGCACCGCCTACGGCCTGATCTTCTGGACCCAGAACCTGGTGGCCCTCTGGGGCATCCCCTACCTCATCGGCTACGTGCTGGACCGCTTCTGCATCACCGGCACCCGGGTGGTGGACGGCGTGAGCAGCCCCGCCTACAACTACACCCTGCCCATGGTCATCTTCACCTGCCTCGGCCTCCTGGCCGTGGTCTTCGGCCTCCTCCTGAAGCGGGAGGACCGCATCAAAGGCTTCGGCCTCGAACTCCCCTGCCGGGAGCAGTAG
- a CDS encoding GGDEF domain-containing protein, protein MPIQPPLYEEFAESDPPTLFASPLGDTLPPARGEWALIRYVGVPIGEVLALRTVSLTIGRSPENDLVLPEVEVSRHHARIELVGQEDQAPIVLISDLGSTNGTFVNGRKILTRNGPVSLQHGDVIRVGTHAFKLKHLDEMEKHYHEAVLAQTTVDSLTGLTNRASVLGFLEKQTDLARRHGRTLTLILCDLDHFKDVNDQHGHAVGDQVLKCFGQVVMGRLRASDHVGRIGGEEFLIVLPETEGREALAVAEELRKAVAEEAMAGHLPGQTFRVTCCFGIAQFRAEDADAGSLLARADVALYRAKSQGRNRVEFDGRA, encoded by the coding sequence ATGCCCATTCAGCCGCCTCTCTACGAGGAATTTGCCGAATCCGATCCGCCGACGCTCTTCGCCTCCCCCCTGGGCGATACGCTTCCGCCGGCCCGGGGAGAGTGGGCGCTCATACGCTACGTGGGGGTGCCCATCGGGGAAGTGCTGGCCCTGCGCACGGTGAGCCTCACCATCGGGCGGTCCCCGGAAAACGACCTGGTGCTCCCCGAGGTGGAGGTGAGCCGCCACCACGCCCGCATCGAGCTGGTGGGCCAGGAGGACCAGGCGCCCATCGTCCTCATTTCCGATCTGGGATCCACCAACGGCACCTTCGTGAACGGCCGCAAGATCCTCACCCGCAACGGTCCCGTGAGCCTCCAGCACGGGGATGTGATCCGGGTGGGCACCCACGCCTTCAAGCTCAAGCACCTGGATGAAATGGAGAAGCACTACCATGAGGCGGTGCTGGCGCAGACCACGGTGGATTCCCTGACGGGCCTGACGAACCGGGCCTCGGTGCTGGGCTTCCTGGAAAAGCAGACGGATCTGGCCCGGCGCCACGGCCGCACCCTGACCCTGATCCTCTGCGACCTGGACCACTTCAAGGACGTGAACGACCAGCACGGCCACGCCGTGGGGGACCAGGTCCTCAAGTGCTTCGGGCAGGTGGTCATGGGAAGGCTCCGGGCCTCGGACCACGTGGGCCGCATCGGCGGGGAGGAGTTCCTCATCGTCCTGCCCGAGACCGAAGGCCGCGAGGCCCTGGCGGTGGCCGAGGAACTGCGCAAGGCCGTGGCCGAGGAGGCCATGGCCGGCCACCTTCCCGGGCAGACCTTCCGGGTCACCTGCTGCTTCGGCATCGCCCAGTTCCGGGCGGAGGACGCGGACGCGGGCTCCCTCCTGGCCCGGGCCGACGTGGCCCTCTACCGCGCCAAGTCCCAGGGCCGGAACCGCGTGGAATTCGACGGGCGCGCATGA
- the atpH gene encoding ATP synthase F1 subunit delta gives MSNRLVARRYAKALADLAQKEGKLADYREELAEISALVKGNPDLSRLAFYPLLAPSRKAAAFDAILEQGKMSATVRRFFQVVAKAARLSLVHEIADAYADLVDEATGVVEARVRSSQPLSGAQTTALTATLAQRTGKTIRFHWQPDPAILGGVKVQVGSTVYDASLQGQLRLLKAKLLSA, from the coding sequence GTGAGCAACCGTCTCGTCGCTCGCCGCTACGCCAAGGCCCTCGCCGACCTGGCCCAGAAGGAAGGCAAGCTCGCCGACTACCGTGAGGAGCTGGCGGAGATCTCCGCCCTGGTGAAGGGCAACCCCGATCTGTCCCGCCTGGCCTTCTATCCCCTCCTGGCCCCCTCCCGCAAGGCCGCCGCCTTCGACGCCATCCTGGAGCAGGGCAAGATGAGCGCCACGGTGCGCCGCTTCTTCCAGGTGGTGGCCAAGGCCGCCCGCCTTTCCCTTGTGCACGAGATCGCCGACGCCTACGCGGACCTGGTGGACGAGGCCACCGGCGTGGTGGAGGCCCGGGTGCGCAGCTCCCAGCCCCTCTCCGGCGCCCAGACCACGGCCCTCACGGCCACCCTGGCCCAGCGCACCGGCAAGACCATCCGGTTCCACTGGCAACCCGACCCCGCCATCCTCGGCGGCGTGAAGGTGCAGGTGGGTTCCACCGTCTACGACGCCTCCCTCCAGGGCCAGCTGCGGCTCCTGAAGGCCAAGCTTCTTTCTGCCTAA
- a CDS encoding ATP synthase F0 subunit B, with the protein MDALPDPMKVDPATLLFVMVLVTSLFVFLKYVFFKPIIQVMDDRETAIQSGASRRAEATALVEQRQADYAARLKELRAQAFEHRKSLSAAASREKEALLEKARAESAQNRERALAELRATQESAKADLMAQVEALSESMVSHLLRRA; encoded by the coding sequence ATGGACGCCCTGCCGGATCCCATGAAGGTGGACCCGGCGACCCTCCTCTTCGTCATGGTCCTGGTGACGTCCCTTTTCGTCTTCCTCAAGTACGTCTTCTTCAAGCCCATCATCCAGGTCATGGATGACCGGGAGACGGCCATCCAGTCGGGCGCCAGCCGCCGGGCCGAGGCCACCGCCCTGGTGGAACAGCGCCAGGCGGATTACGCCGCCCGCCTCAAGGAGCTCCGGGCCCAGGCCTTCGAGCACCGCAAGAGCCTCTCCGCCGCCGCGTCCCGGGAAAAGGAGGCCCTGCTGGAGAAGGCCCGGGCCGAATCCGCCCAGAACCGCGAGCGCGCCCTGGCCGAGCTGAGGGCCACCCAGGAATCGGCCAAGGCCGATCTCATGGCCCAGGTGGAAGCCCTCTCCGAATCCATGGTTTCCCATCTTCTCCGGCGGGCCTGA
- a CDS encoding MGMT family protein, with the protein MNGFREAVCAAVATVPRGRVATYRQIAWMVGFPRRPRQVGMVLKGLPEGTDLPWHRIVNSKGYVPSRGRWWGAMLQIERLRAEGVEVDDLGNLDLKVFGWDGTAS; encoded by the coding sequence GTGAACGGCTTCCGGGAAGCCGTGTGCGCCGCCGTGGCCACCGTGCCCCGGGGCCGGGTGGCCACGTACCGGCAGATCGCGTGGATGGTGGGCTTCCCGCGCCGTCCCCGTCAGGTGGGGATGGTCCTCAAGGGCCTGCCCGAGGGCACGGACCTGCCCTGGCACCGCATCGTGAATTCCAAGGGTTACGTGCCCAGCCGGGGACGGTGGTGGGGGGCCATGCTGCAGATCGAGCGGCTCAGGGCCGAGGGCGTGGAGGTGGACGACCTGGGCAACCTGGACCTGAAGGTTTTCGGCTGGGACGGCACGGCCTCCTGA
- the atpF gene encoding F0F1 ATP synthase subunit B, producing the protein MNILRPFIFLALLSGLALGAPALRAQEPAGHAQAKPEAQPEGHEARPEGHEAQPGGHEAKPEGHEGAAPEGGHEAAGEKHGGGHQALHLFGMELQAPGKFAVQAFNFALFAGLLFFLLKGALSSAFKARAKELEDKLSQAERERAEADAQIAELEGRMAGLQAELAGIMAKAETEAEAEKERIIQSAQAEAAQIRAQTGAEIDYQKRAAEAELRTLVATLAVEGATRRLQNQVTGDVAARVIDQSIQQVGGAQ; encoded by the coding sequence ATGAACATCCTTCGCCCCTTCATCTTCCTGGCCCTCCTCTCCGGCCTCGCCCTGGGCGCCCCCGCCCTGCGGGCCCAGGAGCCCGCGGGCCACGCCCAGGCCAAACCCGAAGCCCAGCCCGAAGGGCATGAAGCCCGGCCCGAAGGGCATGAAGCCCAACCCGGAGGGCATGAGGCGAAGCCCGAAGGCCACGAGGGCGCCGCCCCCGAAGGCGGCCACGAAGCCGCCGGCGAAAAGCACGGCGGCGGCCATCAGGCCCTCCACCTCTTCGGCATGGAGCTGCAGGCCCCCGGCAAGTTCGCGGTGCAGGCCTTCAATTTCGCCCTGTTCGCGGGCCTCCTCTTCTTCCTCCTGAAGGGCGCCCTTTCCAGCGCCTTCAAGGCCCGCGCCAAGGAGCTGGAGGACAAGCTCAGCCAGGCCGAGCGCGAACGCGCCGAGGCCGATGCCCAGATCGCCGAGTTGGAGGGCCGCATGGCGGGCCTCCAGGCGGAACTGGCCGGCATCATGGCCAAGGCCGAGACCGAGGCCGAAGCCGAGAAGGAGCGCATCATCCAGTCCGCCCAGGCGGAGGCCGCCCAGATTCGGGCCCAGACCGGGGCCGAGATCGACTACCAGAAGCGCGCCGCCGAAGCCGAGCTGCGCACCCTGGTGGCCACCCTCGCCGTGGAGGGCGCCACCCGGCGCCTGCAGAACCAGGTGACGGGCGATGTGGCCGCCCGGGTCATCGACCAGTCCATCCAGCAGGTGGGAGGTGCCCAGTGA